The Deltaproteobacteria bacterium region CGGCGGTCGATCGCGCTAGGTTCCGCGCATGCCCAAGGCTTCCCCTTCTCCGCTCGCGAACGTCGGCTGGCTGCAGAAGCACCTGCGCGACAAGAAGCTCCGCGTCGTCGACTTCCGCTGGTACCTGCAAGGCAAGGAGGGCGCCACCGAGTACGCCGCCGGGCACATCCCCGGCGCGGTGTTCGTGGACCTCGAGCTGGATCTCACGCCCAAGCACGGCCCCGGCCGGCACCCCGCGCCCAGCCCGGAGCAGTTCACCGAGGCCATGCAGGCCGCAGGGATCAACGACGACACCCGGGTGATCGTCTACGACGACGTCGGCGGGAGCATCGCGGCGCGGCTCTGGTTCCTCTTCGAGCTCTACGGGCGCCCGGGACAGGCCCAGGTGCTCGACGGCGGGCTCCAAGCCTGGGTCGCGGCTGGCGGCGAGCTGGAGACGGCCATGCCCCAGCACGCGCGCGGGGACTTCGAGGCCCAGGGCATGCGGCGATCGCTCCTCGACAAGCACGACGTGGAGCGGCTGCGGCGCGCGAAGGACGTGCTGCTCCTCGATGCGCGCGCGGCCGAGCGCTACCGCGGCGACGTGGAGCCGGTGGACGCGCGGCCCGGGCACATTCCCGGCGCGAAGAGCGCGCCCTGGTCGCAGAACCTCGCCGACGGACGCTTCAAGAGCGCCAAGGAGCTGCGCGCGCAGTACAAGAAGCTCGGCGTGGGCCCGAAGACCGAGGTCGTGGCCTATTGCGGCTCGGGCGTGACCGCGTGCCACGACTTGATTGCGCTCCAGCTGGCGGGAGTCTCCGCCAAGCGCGTGCATCTGTACGAAGGAAGCTGGAGTGACTGGGCGCGAGATCCGTTCCGGCCGGCGGTGCTCGGTGAGGAGCTGAAGGCGAGGCGGTGAGCGCGCGAGCGCCTGCGGCGGCCGACTCCGGACGAAGTTTGTGGACCGCTGCTAACCGTGGACGAGACATCGCTGCACGTTAGCCAGCTCGAGCAGGACGGCCGCTGACGCCGTACGGTTTCCAGGCGTGTAGCCTGCCCGCACCGTCAACTGGATCGCCGCCAGTCCAAAGGTCATCGATGCCGCTGCGCCGAGATCCCCGTCGCGGAGGGTCG contains the following coding sequences:
- a CDS encoding sulfurtransferase gives rise to the protein MPKASPSPLANVGWLQKHLRDKKLRVVDFRWYLQGKEGATEYAAGHIPGAVFVDLELDLTPKHGPGRHPAPSPEQFTEAMQAAGINDDTRVIVYDDVGGSIAARLWFLFELYGRPGQAQVLDGGLQAWVAAGGELETAMPQHARGDFEAQGMRRSLLDKHDVERLRRAKDVLLLDARAAERYRGDVEPVDARPGHIPGAKSAPWSQNLADGRFKSAKELRAQYKKLGVGPKTEVVAYCGSGVTACHDLIALQLAGVSAKRVHLYEGSWSDWARDPFRPAVLGEELKARR